A single genomic interval of Pseudodesulfovibrio sp. S3 harbors:
- a CDS encoding glycosyltransferase family A protein has translation MSLFFEANTDARALVPMVGQAYQFQGVLSNWDWLEEYLKKIVAPLDPEIAQLLMGDVYLAGGRYASAVSVLEELVRLYGIRGWGLRLAAAHALAGETTRSLELLKAILTDFPMHTSALLYMDSLAFPVQRSARLQGKCVVSIYSYNKAEELARTLDSVLASDLGSGVGDISVRVLINGSGDDSLAVAERAQARFGGVMDVVALPVNVGAPAARNWLLDSAVRDGARWIVYLDDDVLVPSDWLYGFAAGVESFPDAGVWGCRVGDASSQSLTQHGDGFLLGREDAARTQQSLVLQEPCVECLMPSLLSYRRYAASVTGCCHLFEVESLVQSKGFDILFSPSQFDDLDLDLRRLVQGKPAAYLGDVHIVHLRESSHFQQLSDGAVMRSEAHRHILEERHVSRLDALLNVQSALVEADLDVRRARLREAGLLPVGP, from the coding sequence ATGAGTCTGTTCTTTGAGGCCAACACGGATGCGCGAGCATTGGTGCCCATGGTCGGGCAGGCGTATCAATTCCAGGGGGTGCTCTCCAACTGGGACTGGCTTGAGGAGTATCTCAAAAAGATAGTGGCTCCGCTAGATCCAGAGATAGCCCAGCTGTTGATGGGTGATGTTTATCTGGCTGGGGGCAGGTACGCCTCGGCGGTATCGGTTCTGGAGGAACTGGTCAGGCTCTACGGCATCCGGGGGTGGGGTTTGCGGCTGGCCGCAGCTCACGCCTTGGCCGGTGAAACCACGCGAAGTTTGGAATTGCTCAAGGCCATCCTGACGGATTTCCCCATGCACACTTCCGCTCTGCTGTATATGGACAGCTTGGCGTTTCCTGTTCAGCGGTCTGCCCGGTTGCAGGGGAAGTGCGTGGTCAGTATTTATTCTTACAATAAAGCCGAAGAGCTTGCCCGGACCCTTGACAGTGTTCTGGCTTCGGATCTGGGAAGTGGCGTGGGTGATATTTCTGTCCGCGTCCTGATCAACGGGAGCGGTGACGATAGTCTGGCCGTGGCAGAAAGGGCGCAAGCCCGGTTTGGCGGCGTCATGGACGTGGTGGCCCTGCCTGTCAATGTGGGCGCACCGGCGGCTCGGAACTGGCTGCTCGACAGTGCAGTACGCGACGGTGCCAGATGGATCGTCTATCTTGATGACGACGTGCTGGTGCCTTCGGATTGGCTGTATGGGTTTGCCGCGGGCGTGGAGTCATTCCCTGACGCAGGCGTATGGGGTTGCCGGGTGGGCGATGCCAGTTCGCAGAGTCTGACTCAGCATGGTGACGGGTTTCTTCTCGGCCGGGAGGATGCGGCCCGCACGCAGCAGAGCCTCGTCCTTCAGGAACCCTGTGTCGAGTGCTTGATGCCGTCGCTCCTGTCTTACCGCAGGTACGCTGCCTCCGTGACCGGATGCTGCCACCTGTTCGAGGTGGAGAGTCTCGTCCAAAGCAAGGGGTTTGATATTCTTTTTTCGCCCAGCCAGTTTGACGACCTTGATCTGGACCTGAGACGACTGGTTCAGGGTAAACCTGCCGCCTACCTGGGTGACGTTCATATCGTGCATCTGCGGGAGTCCAGCCATTTTCAGCAACTTTCGGATGGGGCTGTCATGCGGAGCGAAGCGCATCGGCATATCCTGGAAGAGCGGCATGTTTCCCGGCTGGATGCATTGCTCAATGTGCAGTCGGCCCTTGTCGAGGCGGATCTTGATGTCAGGCGTGCTCGCCTCCGTGAGGCTGGATTGTTGCCCGTCGGCCCGTAG
- a CDS encoding ABC transporter substrate-binding protein produces the protein MRVLKITALAALLVMAASVAFAGPTYDRVMSTKVLKAGITNQGIPFGFIDDKNEWVGFDVDMATEIAKRLGATLEKTVVNNNTRISFVQTNPPKVDMVLSNMTHKRVRDEKIDFSITYFFDGQKFLAKKGTVKDIKDLASMKVGSMQGTTSIVNATEYLKGLGNADPKVTGYDGEVAMFEALRSGRVQAITTDSTILLGYAAKVPGQFELVGEFISDEPYGIGLPQDDSAWRDAINFTIQDMWKDGTYMTIYNKWFGPDSAYPFPMTSKIEMWP, from the coding sequence ATGAGAGTTCTCAAAATCACTGCTCTGGCCGCACTGCTGGTCATGGCCGCATCCGTGGCTTTCGCAGGTCCCACCTACGATCGCGTCATGTCCACCAAGGTCCTCAAGGCCGGCATCACCAACCAGGGCATTCCCTTCGGTTTCATCGACGACAAGAACGAATGGGTCGGCTTCGACGTCGACATGGCCACCGAGATCGCCAAACGTCTTGGTGCAACACTGGAAAAGACCGTTGTGAACAACAACACCCGCATTTCCTTCGTGCAGACCAACCCGCCCAAGGTCGACATGGTCCTGTCGAACATGACCCACAAGCGCGTACGTGACGAAAAGATCGACTTCTCCATCACCTACTTCTTCGACGGCCAGAAGTTCCTGGCCAAGAAAGGCACCGTCAAGGACATCAAGGATCTGGCTTCCATGAAGGTCGGCTCCATGCAGGGCACCACCTCCATCGTCAACGCCACCGAATACCTGAAGGGACTCGGCAACGCCGACCCCAAGGTCACCGGCTACGACGGTGAAGTTGCCATGTTCGAGGCCCTGCGCTCCGGTCGCGTACAGGCCATCACCACAGACTCCACCATCCTGCTCGGTTACGCCGCCAAGGTTCCCGGTCAGTTCGAACTGGTCGGCGAATTCATCTCTGATGAGCCTTACGGCATCGGCCTGCCCCAGGACGATTCCGCATGGCGCGACGCCATCAACTTCACCATTCAGGATATGTGGAAAGACGGCACTTACATGACCATCTACAACAAGTGGTTCGGTCCTGATTCCGCCTACCCCTTCCCCATGACTTCCAAGATCGAAATGTGGCCCTAA
- a CDS encoding response regulator: MSDIRVLLIDDEVDYITTLAKRLDRRGLSISLAGGGGQALELMARETFDVVLLDIKMAGMDGIKTLSEIKQRHPQVEVIMLTGHANTNLVISSLAMGAYDYLMKPVDVDALILKIEDAAARKKSNLE, translated from the coding sequence ATGAGTGATATCAGAGTGCTGCTCATCGACGATGAGGTCGATTATATCACGACCTTGGCCAAGCGTCTCGACCGCAGGGGACTCTCAATATCCCTGGCAGGCGGAGGGGGGCAGGCTCTTGAGCTTATGGCGCGGGAAACGTTCGATGTGGTTCTGCTTGATATCAAGATGGCCGGTATGGATGGAATCAAGACGTTAAGCGAGATCAAACAGCGGCACCCTCAGGTGGAGGTGATCATGCTTACCGGTCACGCCAACACGAATCTTGTCATTTCGAGCTTGGCCATGGGGGCTTACGATTATCTGATGAAACCGGTGGACGTGGATGCCCTGATCCTCAAGATCGAGGACGCGGCAGCAAGGAAAAAAAGCAATCTGGAGTGA
- a CDS encoding response regulator has protein sequence MQTSIRVLIVDDEADFALALSRRLRRLGASVNTASNAVDAYEILETDPMDVVLLDMNMPDLNGLETLKIIRRNFGGVGVILLTGGGDMSKAMQAMKAGAFDYLHKPVPLDRLWEKIRNMAGTKPHS, from the coding sequence GTGCAGACTTCCATACGCGTCCTGATTGTAGATGATGAAGCCGATTTCGCCCTTGCCCTTTCCAGGCGATTGCGCCGCCTGGGGGCATCGGTAAATACGGCGTCGAACGCAGTGGATGCATACGAAATACTGGAAACAGATCCAATGGACGTGGTCCTGCTGGATATGAACATGCCTGACCTGAACGGGCTGGAAACGCTCAAGATCATCCGCAGGAACTTCGGTGGGGTAGGGGTTATCCTTCTGACCGGGGGTGGAGACATGTCCAAGGCCATGCAAGCCATGAAGGCAGGAGCTTTTGACTACCTCCACAAACCTGTCCCCCTGGATCGACTCTGGGAAAAAATCAGGAATATGGCCGGGACAAAGCCGCATTCTTGA
- a CDS encoding amino acid ABC transporter ATP-binding protein: MISFKGVNKWYGDFQVLKNINLDITKGEVVVVCGPSGSGKSTMIRCINRLEPIQEGDIVVDGMNVSDPRTNMTLLRAEVGFVFQQFNLYPHMTVMENITLAPTLVRGMSRGDATSIGMELLKKVDIPDKAGAYPSQLSGGQQQRVAIARGLAMQPKIMLFDEPTSALDPEMINEVLDVMKSLAREGMTMICVTHEMGFAREVADRVIFMDDGYLVEENTPEEFFHNPQSDRTKDFLSKILSH, encoded by the coding sequence GTGATTTCTTTCAAAGGCGTCAACAAATGGTATGGGGACTTTCAGGTTCTCAAGAATATCAATCTCGACATCACCAAGGGTGAAGTCGTGGTCGTGTGCGGTCCCTCCGGCTCCGGAAAATCCACCATGATCCGATGTATCAACAGGCTGGAACCGATTCAGGAAGGCGACATTGTCGTAGACGGCATGAACGTCTCCGATCCCCGCACCAACATGACCCTGCTTCGTGCCGAGGTGGGTTTCGTGTTCCAACAATTCAATCTCTACCCGCACATGACGGTCATGGAAAACATCACCCTGGCCCCGACCCTGGTTCGCGGCATGAGCCGTGGGGACGCCACATCCATTGGCATGGAGCTGCTCAAAAAGGTGGATATCCCGGACAAGGCCGGCGCGTATCCTTCACAGCTCTCGGGCGGACAGCAGCAGCGCGTGGCCATTGCCCGCGGCCTGGCCATGCAGCCAAAGATCATGCTCTTCGACGAACCCACTTCCGCCCTTGACCCGGAAATGATCAACGAGGTTCTGGACGTCATGAAATCCTTGGCCCGCGAGGGCATGACCATGATCTGCGTCACGCACGAAATGGGCTTTGCCCGCGAAGTTGCGGACCGGGTCATCTTCATGGACGACGGCTATCTCGTCGAAGAGAACACGCCCGAGGAATTCTTCCACAATCCGCAATCGGATCGGACCAAGGACTTCCTCAGCAAGATTCTCAGCCACTAA
- a CDS encoding response regulator, whose protein sequence is MTDAVVLIVDDEVGFVETMSKRLEKRNMVVYQAFDGDGAMNQLAAHSDIQVVILDMKMPGKDGIVVLQEIKETYPLVEVIMLTGHATVPSAVEGMQHGAFDYLMKPCSFDELNQKIREARSLKEEHDEEVVEARINDISGRMA, encoded by the coding sequence ATGACTGATGCCGTTGTTCTGATAGTAGATGATGAGGTGGGGTTTGTGGAAACCATGTCCAAGCGGTTGGAGAAGCGCAACATGGTCGTCTACCAGGCCTTCGACGGAGACGGAGCCATGAATCAGCTTGCTGCGCATTCAGACATCCAGGTCGTGATTCTGGACATGAAGATGCCCGGCAAGGACGGGATCGTCGTCCTGCAGGAGATCAAGGAAACCTATCCCCTGGTGGAGGTCATCATGCTGACCGGTCATGCAACTGTTCCCTCGGCCGTGGAAGGCATGCAGCACGGCGCGTTCGATTACCTGATGAAGCCGTGCAGTTTTGACGAGCTGAATCAGAAGATTCGGGAAGCCCGCTCGCTCAAGGAGGAGCATGACGAAGAGGTGGTTGAGGCCAGGATCAATGACATATCCGGTCGTATGGCGTAA
- a CDS encoding sulfite exporter TauE/SafE family protein, which translates to MRFFNQWGRFMLAGAGALAQWEIENAKSITSSRKKLIIIGLMIIPIILGGIAFADELGPVLPQLLGGKKAYSPAFYSMGIFFVSIAIGVGAGLITGCIGAGGGFIIAPALMSAGIKGILAVGTDLFHIFAKAIMGSVIHRKLGNVSVPLAAVFLVGAIIGATAGGLINRILYEINPVLSDAFITSVYSFMLGFLGFYALTDFLRSRKTASGGGAHGGEGVELGAMSRSLQDVNFPPMVKFDQDLVPGGRSISWIFLVLSGALVGLAAGIMGVGGGFLTFPIFVYVLGVSSMTTVGTDIFQIVFTAGFASITQYAIYGFIFYTLAMGMLIGSLLGIQIGALVTKVVPGITIRGFYAMAVLAGFMNRIFALPGKLAEMDIISMSPGVGSVLNSIGIWAFFIVIGGFSVWVIGTFLMNISALKRKEA; encoded by the coding sequence ATGCGTTTTTTTAATCAGTGGGGAAGGTTCATGTTGGCGGGGGCCGGTGCTCTCGCTCAATGGGAAATCGAAAATGCCAAGTCCATAACGAGTAGCCGAAAGAAGCTTATAATCATTGGATTGATGATCATTCCCATCATTTTGGGAGGTATTGCCTTTGCCGATGAGCTTGGCCCTGTCCTGCCGCAGTTGCTGGGCGGGAAGAAGGCCTACAGTCCCGCCTTCTACAGCATGGGCATCTTTTTCGTGTCCATTGCCATCGGCGTGGGCGCCGGTCTGATCACCGGTTGCATCGGTGCCGGAGGCGGATTCATCATTGCTCCGGCCCTCATGTCAGCAGGGATCAAGGGCATCCTGGCGGTCGGTACCGATCTGTTTCACATCTTTGCCAAGGCGATCATGGGAAGCGTTATTCACCGCAAGCTCGGCAACGTATCAGTGCCGCTGGCAGCGGTCTTCCTCGTGGGTGCCATTATCGGGGCCACGGCAGGCGGTCTCATCAACCGTATCCTGTATGAGATCAACCCCGTGCTCAGCGATGCTTTCATCACCTCGGTCTATTCCTTCATGCTCGGCTTCCTCGGCTTCTATGCCCTGACTGACTTCCTGCGTTCCCGCAAGACGGCCAGCGGCGGCGGGGCACATGGCGGAGAGGGTGTGGAGCTCGGCGCCATGTCCCGGAGTCTGCAGGATGTCAACTTCCCGCCCATGGTCAAGTTCGATCAGGATCTGGTTCCCGGCGGACGGAGCATCTCCTGGATTTTCCTGGTTCTGTCCGGTGCGCTTGTCGGACTGGCCGCAGGCATCATGGGTGTGGGGGGCGGCTTCCTGACCTTCCCGATCTTCGTCTATGTTCTGGGCGTGTCGTCCATGACCACCGTTGGGACCGACATCTTTCAGATCGTGTTTACGGCGGGTTTTGCCTCCATCACCCAGTACGCCATCTACGGCTTCATCTTCTATACCCTGGCCATGGGGATGCTCATCGGTTCTTTGCTGGGTATTCAGATTGGGGCGTTGGTTACCAAGGTCGTACCCGGCATCACCATCCGTGGCTTCTATGCCATGGCGGTCCTGGCCGGTTTCATGAACCGTATCTTCGCCCTGCCGGGCAAGCTTGCCGAAATGGACATCATTTCCATGTCGCCTGGAGTTGGCAGCGTGCTTAACAGCATTGGTATCTGGGCATTTTTCATCGTAATCGGCGGGTTTTCCGTCTGGGTCATCGGGACGTTCCTGATGAACATATCCGCGCTCAAGAGAAAGGAGGCATAG
- a CDS encoding PAS domain-containing sensor histidine kinase, translating to MHLEKKSPYEKLSRNIALTVITVSIAPLILLGSVIFDQFRSIYREKVYAHLAEVVDKHAHNINTFLQDKLAEVQYVSRTFTFDQLSSPVFLDKTLKKMQQQYGRIFVDLGVVDEEGVQVAYAGPFNLLGADYSKAEWFLNSQGANAGISDVFEGLRQSPHFIISINNGPLGSRWTLRATIDFLAFSYLVQNIRIGETGFAYIRNSRGVYQTRPKDEVNQDLELTPHRELKHEVSLVGVSIYESIDDAGDRYVTVSAPIKGGEWELVYQQKTSDVFSAMNRTELVTLAIFLLGGLGIVVMAVVISRKLVVRCQIADQESEMMTRQMVETGKLAAIGELAAGIAHEINNPVAIMIEEAGWVSDLLEDEGSDMPSSNEINRALAQVANQGRRCKDITHKLLSFARQTDPRVTAVALQPLIREVVDLSMQQARFAQVDFSLKLAENIPSIRASATELQQVLLNLITNAIQAMEPEGGILTISCGMKEDHAVIKVADTGPGIPAANLNRIFDPFFTTKPVGKGSGLGLSICYGIIHQMGGEIDVESTVGKGTRFTLRLPLSLAPKQRENQQENHHD from the coding sequence ATGCATCTCGAGAAGAAATCACCATATGAAAAGCTGTCACGCAACATCGCGCTGACCGTGATAACGGTGTCCATCGCTCCACTCATACTCCTGGGCAGTGTCATCTTTGATCAGTTCCGTTCGATATACAGGGAAAAGGTTTATGCCCATCTGGCAGAGGTCGTTGACAAGCACGCCCACAATATCAATACATTTCTTCAAGACAAGCTTGCCGAGGTCCAGTACGTCAGCCGGACCTTTACCTTTGATCAGCTCAGTTCTCCCGTGTTTCTGGATAAGACGTTGAAGAAGATGCAGCAGCAGTACGGGCGCATTTTTGTCGACCTTGGGGTCGTGGATGAAGAAGGTGTTCAAGTTGCCTATGCCGGTCCCTTCAATCTGCTTGGAGCGGACTACTCCAAGGCGGAGTGGTTCCTCAATTCACAGGGGGCCAATGCCGGTATCAGCGACGTCTTCGAGGGGCTGCGTCAATCTCCTCATTTTATTATTTCCATAAACAACGGTCCTCTTGGAAGCAGGTGGACGTTAAGGGCCACAATCGATTTTCTCGCCTTCAGTTATTTGGTGCAGAACATCCGAATCGGTGAGACCGGTTTTGCATACATCCGGAACAGCCGCGGGGTATACCAGACCCGGCCCAAGGATGAAGTAAATCAGGATCTCGAATTGACGCCGCACCGGGAACTGAAGCACGAGGTTTCCCTTGTCGGGGTTTCTATATACGAATCAATCGACGATGCCGGCGACAGGTATGTGACGGTTTCCGCTCCCATCAAGGGCGGGGAATGGGAGTTGGTCTATCAGCAAAAGACTTCGGACGTCTTTTCTGCCATGAACCGCACGGAGCTGGTGACGCTGGCCATATTCCTTCTTGGGGGATTGGGGATCGTGGTCATGGCGGTCGTCATTTCCCGCAAGCTGGTGGTCCGCTGTCAGATCGCCGATCAGGAGTCGGAGATGATGACCAGGCAGATGGTGGAGACCGGCAAGCTGGCTGCTATCGGTGAATTGGCCGCCGGTATTGCTCACGAGATTAATAATCCTGTGGCCATCATGATAGAGGAAGCGGGTTGGGTCAGCGATCTTCTTGAGGATGAAGGCTCGGATATGCCTTCTTCCAATGAGATCAATCGTGCCTTGGCGCAGGTGGCGAATCAGGGCCGCCGTTGCAAGGATATCACGCACAAGCTGCTCAGTTTCGCACGCCAGACCGATCCGCGGGTGACAGCAGTTGCCTTGCAGCCGCTTATTCGTGAGGTGGTTGATCTTTCCATGCAGCAGGCACGATTTGCACAGGTGGATTTTTCCCTCAAGTTGGCAGAGAACATCCCTTCCATTCGCGCATCAGCCACCGAGTTGCAGCAGGTTTTGCTCAATCTCATAACCAACGCCATTCAGGCCATGGAGCCGGAAGGCGGAATCCTGACCATTTCTTGCGGCATGAAGGAAGACCATGCCGTGATCAAGGTCGCGGACACCGGTCCCGGCATTCCGGCCGCCAATCTGAATCGAATTTTTGATCCGTTCTTCACTACCAAGCCTGTGGGCAAGGGGAGCGGTCTGGGGCTGTCCATTTGTTATGGAATAATTCATCAGATGGGCGGGGAGATAGACGTGGAAAGCACCGTTGGCAAGGGGACCCGTTTTACCCTCCGGCTCCCTTTGTCGTTAGCGCCGAAGCAACGTGAAAACCAACAGGAGAATCACCATGACTGA
- a CDS encoding ATP-binding protein yields the protein MNLQNYYDAVMELSHGIVVTLDYDGGIIHGNTELETLSGYRIEELAGKDWFEVFIFKDERAVARRAIFESAHGQGMSAFAGRIRAKDGDTVYVNWNLKPLADSNGKFVSLLCVGQDVTDLVLREKGLLRERFTLIERNKELSCLYAISQLMGDVNEDLGVPLSKVVNLLPSAFQNPEMTRVKLRLGHRKWETPGYEDTEFMLRSDLMVNMEKRGSLSVAVSEDAFRPGFIEDERDLFATVVQQVVVLISKKETRMAKLELERQLRQSDRLAKIGQFSAGVAHEINEPLANILGFAELALQTPNLSEQLVTDLNNIVDSSLHAREIIRKLMFFGRQLPPQPTLIDFNDTVEQALRITESGAMRGDIELVREYDTSLPKLLADPQHIKQVVVNLVVNSIQAMGEGGRVTIRTMSHQNDAYLIIEDNGPGMTPDVLKMIFTPFFTTKDVDKGSGLGLSVIHGIVKAHGGVIQVESAPGQGTRVEVAFPCPQQCKGDE from the coding sequence ATGAACCTCCAGAATTATTACGACGCCGTCATGGAGTTGAGCCACGGGATAGTGGTGACGCTCGATTACGATGGAGGAATCATTCACGGCAATACCGAACTCGAAACCCTGTCCGGCTACAGGATTGAGGAGCTGGCAGGGAAGGATTGGTTTGAGGTCTTCATATTCAAGGATGAACGTGCTGTCGCCCGGCGTGCCATTTTTGAAAGCGCACACGGACAGGGGATGTCCGCCTTTGCCGGGAGAATTCGGGCCAAGGATGGTGACACAGTCTACGTCAACTGGAATCTGAAGCCGTTGGCTGATTCCAATGGCAAATTCGTCAGCCTGCTGTGTGTCGGGCAGGACGTGACGGATTTGGTCCTGCGAGAAAAAGGGCTTTTGCGGGAGCGGTTTACCCTTATTGAACGTAACAAGGAATTGAGTTGCCTGTATGCCATCAGTCAGCTCATGGGCGATGTCAATGAGGACCTTGGAGTGCCGTTGAGCAAAGTCGTGAATCTGTTGCCCTCCGCTTTCCAGAATCCTGAAATGACCCGTGTGAAGCTTCGGCTGGGACATCGGAAGTGGGAAACCCCGGGCTATGAGGATACGGAGTTCATGCTTCGATCCGATTTGATGGTGAACATGGAGAAGCGGGGCTCTCTGAGCGTTGCTGTCAGTGAGGATGCCTTTCGTCCCGGATTCATTGAGGACGAGAGAGATCTGTTCGCCACGGTGGTGCAGCAGGTGGTGGTGCTGATTTCCAAGAAGGAAACGCGTATGGCCAAACTGGAGCTGGAGCGGCAACTCCGGCAATCCGATCGGCTGGCCAAGATCGGGCAGTTTTCCGCAGGGGTGGCGCATGAGATCAATGAGCCGTTGGCTAATATCCTCGGATTTGCCGAGCTGGCTCTTCAGACTCCGAACCTGTCCGAACAATTGGTTACCGATCTCAACAATATTGTTGACTCCTCGTTGCATGCTCGCGAAATAATTCGGAAGTTGATGTTCTTCGGCCGACAGCTTCCGCCGCAACCGACCCTTATAGATTTTAACGATACCGTTGAGCAGGCATTGCGCATTACTGAATCCGGAGCCATGCGCGGCGATATCGAACTGGTGCGGGAGTATGACACATCCTTGCCGAAGCTGTTGGCGGACCCGCAGCACATAAAGCAGGTGGTGGTCAATCTGGTGGTGAATTCCATCCAGGCCATGGGCGAGGGCGGAAGGGTGACCATCCGTACCATGAGCCACCAGAATGACGCGTATCTCATTATTGAAGACAATGGGCCGGGCATGACACCGGACGTGCTCAAGATGATTTTCACGCCTTTTTTCACCACTAAGGACGTCGACAAGGGATCAGGCCTCGGATTGTCCGTGATCCACGGCATAGTCAAAGCCCACGGTGGCGTTATTCAGGTGGAAAGTGCACCGGGACAGGGGACAAGGGTGGAAGTGGCCTTTCCCTGCCCGCAGCAGTGCAAGGGGGATGAATGA
- a CDS encoding L-serine ammonia-lyase codes for MTPITTSLFELLKVGPGPSSSHTIGPMKAGFDFMNMIRELPDKDRQSADALEIRLFGSLSATGEGHGTPRAILSGLLGSQPDTCRSDTLEQFMDKGKAFELDLGGKCLSYAPGDIIMDAVQHDYAHPNAMIFRLKSGQNVLLERIYYSVGGGFLRWEGWHEPICGDPVYPYNTMAELKAHLRQNSIRLHELVMANELAITKATEDEVNDGMDHIIAVMEQAVEQGIQSNGVLPGPIGLQRKAAILYNRAKQEYFQGPGFLKALNAYALAASEENAAGHCVVTAPTCGAAGVIPAIVFMLKRHMGALQTELREGLLAACAIGFLCKHNASISGAEVGCQGEVGVASTMAAALLAYARGYRFQITENAAEIALEHHLGLTCDPVGGFVQIPCIERNAMGAVKAFNAYLIASTLDESYQKVDLDKAIRAMAQTGRDMSQKYKETSLAGLAVSFTEC; via the coding sequence ATGACCCCCATCACCACTTCCCTGTTCGAACTGCTCAAGGTCGGCCCTGGTCCGTCCAGTTCCCACACCATCGGTCCGATGAAAGCCGGGTTCGATTTCATGAACATGATCCGAGAACTGCCGGACAAAGACCGCCAGAGCGCCGACGCCCTTGAAATCAGACTGTTCGGCTCCCTGTCCGCCACGGGTGAAGGACACGGCACCCCGCGTGCCATCCTGTCCGGCCTGCTCGGTTCCCAACCCGACACCTGCCGGTCCGACACGCTGGAACAGTTCATGGATAAGGGGAAGGCATTTGAGCTGGACTTGGGCGGCAAGTGTCTGTCCTATGCGCCGGGCGACATCATCATGGATGCTGTCCAGCACGATTACGCCCACCCCAATGCCATGATCTTTCGGCTCAAGTCCGGGCAGAACGTGCTTCTGGAGCGCATCTACTATTCAGTAGGCGGCGGATTCCTGCGCTGGGAAGGCTGGCACGAACCAATCTGCGGCGACCCTGTCTATCCATACAACACCATGGCTGAACTGAAGGCGCACCTGCGCCAGAACTCCATCCGCCTCCACGAACTTGTCATGGCAAACGAATTAGCCATCACCAAAGCGACCGAAGATGAAGTCAATGATGGAATGGATCACATCATCGCCGTCATGGAACAAGCCGTGGAACAGGGAATTCAAAGCAACGGGGTGCTGCCCGGCCCCATCGGCCTGCAACGCAAAGCAGCCATTTTGTACAACCGCGCAAAGCAGGAATACTTCCAAGGGCCGGGTTTTCTCAAGGCCCTGAACGCATACGCCCTGGCCGCCTCCGAAGAAAACGCAGCCGGCCATTGCGTGGTCACGGCCCCCACCTGCGGAGCCGCAGGCGTCATCCCGGCCATCGTCTTCATGCTGAAACGACACATGGGAGCCCTGCAAACCGAACTCCGCGAAGGTCTCCTGGCCGCCTGCGCCATCGGTTTTCTGTGTAAGCACAACGCCTCCATTTCCGGTGCGGAAGTTGGATGCCAGGGAGAAGTGGGAGTGGCTTCGACCATGGCCGCTGCCCTGCTTGCCTATGCCCGCGGCTACCGTTTTCAGATCACCGAGAACGCCGCCGAAATCGCTCTGGAACACCACCTGGGCCTGACCTGCGACCCTGTGGGCGGATTCGTCCAGATTCCCTGCATCGAGCGCAATGCCATGGGAGCGGTCAAAGCCTTCAATGCCTACCTCATCGCCTCCACCCTGGATGAATCCTATCAGAAAGTGGACCTGGACAAGGCCATCAGGGCCATGGCCCAGACCGGCCGGGACATGTCGCAAAAATACAAGGAAACTTCCCTTGCAGGGTTGGCGGTAAGCTTCACGGAATGTTAA
- a CDS encoding response regulator — MKLLIVDDETGFAEVLCKRMRRRGVDATPASNGEEAVRLLRRNEYDLAIVDLKLQGMDGVEILKVFKLMAPDMPVLMLTGHGSVEARDECIKLGAAGYLSKPFDFEKLYGKALRLGAGSVSS, encoded by the coding sequence GTGAAGCTGCTTATCGTTGATGATGAGACAGGGTTTGCCGAAGTCTTGTGCAAGCGCATGAGAAGACGGGGGGTGGATGCTACTCCGGCTTCAAACGGCGAGGAAGCTGTGCGCCTGCTTCGCCGAAACGAGTATGATCTGGCCATCGTGGACCTCAAGCTTCAGGGGATGGACGGTGTTGAAATCCTGAAGGTTTTTAAACTGATGGCGCCGGATATGCCAGTGCTCATGCTCACGGGGCATGGGAGTGTAGAGGCTCGTGACGAGTGTATCAAGCTCGGTGCAGCCGGGTATTTGTCCAAGCCTTTTGACTTTGAAAAACTGTATGGCAAGGCATTGCGCCTGGGTGCAGGGAGTGTGTCCTCATGA